One genomic segment of Linepithema humile isolate Giens D197 chromosome 5, Lhum_UNIL_v1.0, whole genome shotgun sequence includes these proteins:
- the LOC105672344 gene encoding protein TAPT1 homolog — MHSTRNDDENMEQSWPDKKTIRFHDAESKTHVSSHDKRVENVDLKHYKSQLLDGQKTQKKQAVSLTKFLRTELTRGYQLEHDEERFSAKREKVYSFLKIPREVEKFMAYGFLQCADSFLFVYTFLPLRFAMALWAVITRPLRHCLRNGRVRANNTEKYLSPAEICDLLKGVVVLTCWAATWKVDTSIMYHLVKSQSVIKLYIFYNMLEVADRLFSAFGQDTIDSLLWTATEPRSRSKSTRTQHLGVLPHLFFALAYVLLHSILVLLQATTLNVAINSSNKSLLTVMMSNNFVELKSSVFKKFDKNNLFQLSCADARERFHLTMLLLAVSLQTMKEYAWHSDRLAILLPDCAMLLSAELLIDWVKHAFITRFNDLSSTVYRDYTVSLAYDMAQTRRETSFSDPSDLVARRMNFIPLPLGVAMARVLCTTLTPSARPANLILLLLAYLILVAFRVLNSIIILGKACDIISSHTQGDKDNAGSEPASEDCVNSVDIKNPNLGTTFSNSAVSLNSVCLNEPFLQSEEVQQKCNMDELTNVTKTVLRTGSEPLLPQ, encoded by the exons ATGCACAGCACGCGCAACGACGATGAAAATATGGAGCAAAGTTGGCCAGACAAGAAGACAATCAGATTTCACGATGCTGAGTCTAAAACTCATGTGTCATCCCATGATAAACGAGTGGAAAATGTAGATCTGAAACATTACAAATCACAATTATTAGATGGCCAAAAGACGCAAAAGAAGCAag CGGTATCATTGACGAAATTTTTAAGAACAGAATTAACAAGGGGTTATCAGCTGGAACATGATGAGGAAAGATTTTCTGCcaaaagagagaaagtttATTCATTTCTAAAAATTCCGAGAGAAGTGGAGAAATTTATGGCATATGGCTTTCTTCAG TGCGCAGATTCCTTTCTCTTTGTGTATACATTTTTACCATTAAGGTTTGCAATGGCTTTATGGGCAGTGATTACGAGACCTTTACGACACTGCTTAAG gaaTGGAAGAGTTCGTGCAAACAATACAGAGAAGTATTTAAGCCCAGCTGAAATATGTGATTTATTGAAAGGAGTCGTAGTACTAACTTGTTGGGCAGCTACCTGGAAAGTGGACACTTCTATCATGTACCATTTAGTTAAAAGCCAATCGGTTATAAagctatacatattttataatatgttagAAGTAGCAGATCGTCTTTTCAGCGCTTTCGGCCAAGATACTATAGATTCTTTGCTTTGGACTGCCACCGAGCCGCGCTCGCGTTCAAAATCCACTCGTACGCAACATTTAGGTGTTTTACCACATCTCTTTTTTGCCCTCGCTTATGTAT TATTACATAGTATACTGGTATTACTCCAAGCCACAACGTTAAATGTAGCAATCAACAGCAGTAACAAATCTCTTCTCACAGTTATGATGTCTAACAAT tTCGTAGAACTGAAAAGTTCTGTCTTCAAGAAATTTGACAAGAATAACTTGTTCCAATTATCTTGTGCCGACGCCAGAGAGAGATTCCATCTGACTATGCTACTCCTTGCAGTGAGTTTGCAAACGATGAAAGAGTACGCATGGCATAGCGATCGTCTTGCTATACTGCTGCCTGATTGTGCAATGTTGCTGAGCGCCGAACTTCTCATCGATTGG gTAAAACATGCATTCATCACACGTTTCAACGACTTATCTTCAACCGTCTATAGAGATTACACTGTGAGTCTGGCTTATGACATGGCGCAGACACGTCGGGAAACGTCATTCTCGGATCCTTCAGACCTGGTTGCACGACGAATGAACTTCATACCTCTTCCACTGGGGGTTGCCATGGCTCGTGTTCTATGTACAACTTTGACGCCATCCGCGAGACCAGCTAATCTCATACTTTTGCTGTTAGCTTATCTTATACTAGTAGCTTTTCGCGtattaaatagtataattattcttGGCAAGGCGTGCGATATAATATCGTCGCACACGCAGGGTGATAAAGATAATGCAGGCTCAGAGCCTGCATCAGAAGATTGTGTTAACAGTGTCGatataaaaaatccaaatCTTGGTACTACTTTCTCGAACAGTGCCGTCAGCTTGAATAGCGTCTGCTTGAACGAGCCGTTTCTGCAATCGGAAGAAGTGCAACAGAAGTGTAACATGGACGAGCTTACAAATGTCACAAAAACTGTGTTACGGACAGGAAGCGAGCCCCTTCTTCCGCAATGA